One region of Flavobacterium sp. GSB-24 genomic DNA includes:
- a CDS encoding geranylgeranylglycerol-phosphate geranylgeranyltransferase, with product MKYLKLIRYKNLLMLAFMQLLFRYAFLKQQDIPLALSDWQYGLLVLSTVLLAAAGYVINNIYDVATDSINKPNDVVVGKGITETAAYNIYIGLNISGVAIGFILSNIILRPTFASLFILIASLLYFYATTLKQIMILGNFVVALLLAVSVLIIGVFDLFPATTAENQAQMASLFSILIDYALFAFMINFIREIVKDIEDVNGDYNQGMNTLPIAIGINRAAKIALGFAVIAFILSALYSNIYFMENKLYIAVLYSFVTVLAPLLYFIVKIFTAKSQKDFHHLSTILKLVLFFGILSILVIALNIKYNA from the coding sequence ATGAAATACCTAAAACTTATTCGTTATAAAAACTTATTAATGCTTGCTTTTATGCAGCTTCTTTTTCGTTATGCATTTTTAAAACAGCAGGATATTCCGTTAGCATTGTCAGACTGGCAATACGGATTACTGGTTTTGAGTACCGTTTTGCTGGCCGCAGCGGGTTATGTCATTAATAATATTTATGATGTTGCAACCGACAGTATTAATAAACCTAACGACGTTGTTGTTGGTAAAGGAATAACAGAAACGGCGGCTTATAATATTTATATTGGTTTAAATATTTCTGGAGTTGCCATTGGTTTTATTCTATCGAATATTATTCTAAGGCCTACTTTTGCCTCGCTTTTTATCTTAATTGCTTCTTTACTATATTTTTATGCTACAACTTTAAAGCAAATTATGATTTTGGGCAATTTTGTTGTTGCATTGCTTCTTGCTGTGAGCGTTTTAATTATTGGAGTTTTTGATCTTTTTCCAGCAACAACTGCTGAAAATCAAGCGCAGATGGCAAGTCTTTTTTCAATCCTAATAGATTATGCCTTGTTTGCTTTTATGATTAATTTTATTCGTGAAATAGTTAAAGATATTGAAGATGTAAATGGAGATTACAATCAAGGAATGAATACATTACCCATTGCTATTGGAATTAATAGAGCTGCCAAAATTGCTTTAGGCTTTGCCGTTATTGCTTTTATATTATCTGCGCTTTACAGCAATATTTATTTTATGGAGAACAAGCTTTATATTGCTGTCCTTTATTCGTTTGTTACAGTTTTAGCCCCATTATTATATTTCATAGTCAAAATATTTACTGCAAAATCTCAAAAAGATTTTCATCATTTAAGTACTATTTTAAAACTTGTTTTATTCTTCGGAATTTTATCAATCTTGGTTATCGCCTTAAATATCAAATACAATGCTTAA
- a CDS encoding sodium:solute symporter gives MQLFDWIVLIVTLLFIVGYGSWKTKGSKNVEDFILGNNETPWYTVGLSVMATQASAITFLSTPGQAYHDGMGFVQFYFGLPIAMIVICVTFIPLYHKTKVYTAYEFLERRFDVKTRSLAAILFLVQRGLGTGLTIYAPAIILSALLGWNLTIMNIIIGVLVIIYTFSGGTKAVNVTQKQQMFVIMSGMFITFFLILHYLPNDMTFNSALHIAGANDKMNIVNFSFDPEEKYTFWSGITGGFFLALAYFGTDQSQVGRYLSGKSVRESQMGLIMNGLLKVPMQFFILLTGVMVFVFFQFNPVPLNFNPNNKIAIEKSAYKGEYQALEKKLEKLSEDKKVINLLYIDQLNQDYDNPILRKELVALSNKEKDLRDKAKEIISRADSNSETNDKDYVFFHFILHYLPKGLIGLLLAVILSAAMSSTASGLTALASTTAIDIYKRNVSEKSEKHYLNATKFFTLFWGVVAILFACVGTLFENLIQLVNIIGSIFYGTVLGIFLVGFYLRKVQAKPMFISAIISQLTIFVIYYFMIYSQEKLGYLWLNFIGAILTIVLAFLLQFLFFKGKKENDELILE, from the coding sequence ATGCAGCTATTTGACTGGATCGTACTTATTGTAACCTTATTATTTATTGTTGGATATGGTTCGTGGAAAACCAAAGGCAGTAAAAATGTTGAGGATTTCATTTTAGGAAATAATGAAACGCCTTGGTATACTGTCGGACTTTCTGTTATGGCAACCCAAGCCAGCGCCATTACTTTTTTATCTACGCCTGGACAAGCGTATCATGACGGAATGGGTTTTGTGCAGTTTTATTTTGGTCTGCCAATTGCCATGATTGTGATTTGTGTAACCTTTATTCCACTATATCATAAAACTAAAGTTTATACCGCTTACGAATTTTTAGAAAGAAGATTTGACGTAAAAACTCGTTCTCTTGCCGCTATTTTATTCTTGGTTCAAAGAGGTTTAGGAACTGGTTTAACAATTTATGCACCAGCAATTATTTTGTCAGCGCTTTTAGGATGGAATTTAACCATAATGAACATTATAATTGGAGTTTTGGTTATTATCTATACTTTTTCTGGTGGAACAAAAGCCGTAAACGTGACACAGAAACAACAGATGTTTGTAATCATGTCTGGAATGTTTATCACTTTTTTCCTGATTCTGCATTACCTTCCAAATGACATGACTTTTAACAGTGCGCTTCATATTGCAGGAGCAAATGACAAAATGAATATTGTTAATTTCTCCTTTGATCCCGAAGAAAAATATACTTTTTGGAGCGGTATTACCGGCGGTTTCTTTTTAGCACTCGCCTATTTTGGAACAGACCAATCACAGGTTGGACGCTATCTATCAGGAAAATCGGTACGTGAAAGCCAGATGGGATTAATCATGAACGGACTTTTAAAAGTTCCGATGCAATTTTTTATTCTTCTAACAGGAGTAATGGTTTTTGTATTTTTTCAATTCAATCCAGTACCATTAAATTTTAATCCGAATAATAAAATTGCTATTGAAAAATCTGCATATAAAGGAGAATATCAGGCTTTAGAAAAAAAACTAGAAAAACTTTCTGAAGATAAAAAGGTAATCAACTTATTGTATATCGATCAGTTGAATCAAGATTATGATAATCCGATTTTGCGCAAAGAATTAGTTGCTTTATCTAATAAAGAAAAAGATCTTCGCGATAAAGCCAAAGAAATTATTTCAAGAGCCGACAGCAATTCTGAAACCAACGATAAGGATTATGTGTTCTTTCACTTTATCCTTCATTATTTACCAAAAGGACTTATCGGATTGTTATTGGCCGTTATTCTTTCAGCGGCAATGTCATCGACGGCTTCTGGACTAACTGCATTGGCTTCTACAACCGCAATTGATATTTATAAGCGAAACGTCAGTGAGAAATCAGAAAAGCATTATCTGAATGCTACAAAGTTTTTTACACTTTTCTGGGGAGTTGTTGCCATACTTTTTGCCTGCGTTGGAACTTTGTTTGAAAATTTAATTCAGCTCGTAAATATTATCGGATCAATCTTCTACGGAACAGTTTTAGGTATATTCTTAGTTGGTTTTTATCTGAGAAAAGTTCAAGCAAAACCAATGTTTATCAGTGCGATTATCAGCCAGCTTACGATCTTTGTAATTTATTATTTTATGATTTACAGTCAGGAAAAACTAGGTTATTTATGGCTTAACTTTATTGGAGCAATTTTGACAATTGTATTAGCGTTCTTATTGCAGTTTTTATTTTTTAAAGGGAAAAAAGAAAATGATGAATTAATTTTAGAATAA
- a CDS encoding Maf-like protein: MLKEKLKKYKIILASGSPRRQQFFKDLDLDFEIRLKDIEEIYPPELKAVEITDYLAELKAKAFEGELQENEILVTSDTIVWHQNKALGKPKNAEEAFEMIKSMSNATHEVITSVCFKTADSSTLLHDITKVTFNDLSDEAILYYIENYKPYDKAGAYGIQEWFGFMAVAKVEGSYTNVMGLPTAKVYEFLSTLV; the protein is encoded by the coding sequence ATGCTTAAAGAAAAACTAAAAAAATATAAAATCATTTTAGCTTCTGGTTCGCCAAGAAGACAGCAGTTTTTTAAGGATTTAGATCTTGATTTTGAAATTCGCTTAAAAGATATTGAAGAGATTTATCCGCCAGAATTAAAAGCAGTAGAAATAACCGATTATCTGGCCGAACTAAAAGCTAAAGCTTTTGAAGGCGAGTTACAAGAAAATGAAATTTTAGTAACGAGTGATACAATTGTATGGCATCAAAATAAAGCATTGGGAAAACCAAAAAATGCGGAAGAAGCTTTTGAAATGATCAAATCAATGTCTAACGCTACTCATGAAGTAATTACTTCTGTATGCTTTAAAACTGCTGACTCTTCTACCCTATTGCATGATATTACAAAAGTTACTTTCAATGATTTATCTGATGAAGCAATTTTGTACTACATAGAAAATTATAAACCTTACGACAAAGCTGGCGCTTATGGCATTCAGGAATGGTTTGGTTTTATGGCAGTTGCAAAAGTTGAAGGCTCTTATACCAATGTTATGGGGCTTCCGACAGCAAAAGTTTACGAATTTTTAAGTACATTAGTGTAA
- a CDS encoding AI-2E family transporter, protein MTRPITLPFYAKLCFILVTLICFAFIFCTGKDILTPVLMAFLFAVLLLPIFTFLNTKFKFPRHLAAIVCLLIFLSFIVGILVFISYQVTYMANDFDTIKKNANTFIIEIHKFIRENFQVSIGEQKKYLDTVTKDSVKNGQATIVSSIISISDVLLDSTIIVIYTFLFLIYKEHFKLFLAKLISQENHPVLKDILSQIKVSVNNYIVSLIIEMIVVSILTSLGLWIIGIKYFILLGLITGILNLIPYIGILIAGIITVLASLTGSADTSVILGILIVNIIVQLIDNNLLVPLIINSKVEINAFVSIMGIIVGGAAAGIAGMFLAIPLLAILKIIFDRIESLSPWGYLMGNHVPRKFKWRIRRTSVEH, encoded by the coding sequence ATGACTCGACCCATAACTTTACCTTTTTATGCAAAGCTTTGCTTTATACTTGTTACTTTAATTTGTTTTGCTTTTATTTTTTGTACTGGAAAAGATATTCTGACTCCAGTTTTAATGGCATTTTTATTTGCTGTTCTACTACTTCCCATTTTTACCTTTTTAAATACAAAATTTAAATTCCCAAGGCATTTAGCCGCAATAGTTTGTCTTTTAATTTTTCTATCCTTCATTGTCGGTATTTTGGTTTTCATTTCCTATCAGGTTACTTATATGGCGAATGATTTTGATACCATAAAGAAAAATGCAAATACTTTTATCATTGAAATTCATAAATTTATTAGAGAAAATTTTCAAGTAAGCATTGGAGAACAAAAAAAATATCTGGATACAGTAACAAAAGATTCAGTTAAAAACGGCCAGGCTACAATAGTATCTTCTATAATATCTATAAGCGATGTTCTTTTGGATAGTACGATTATCGTCATTTATACGTTTTTGTTTTTAATATATAAAGAGCATTTTAAATTGTTTTTAGCTAAATTAATAAGCCAAGAAAATCATCCGGTTTTAAAAGACATTCTTTCGCAGATAAAAGTTTCTGTAAACAATTATATTGTTAGTTTAATTATTGAAATGATTGTTGTTTCTATATTAACCAGTTTAGGATTGTGGATTATTGGCATTAAATATTTTATATTGTTAGGACTTATAACTGGAATTTTAAACCTAATTCCTTATATCGGAATTTTAATTGCCGGAATCATTACCGTATTAGCATCATTAACTGGATCTGCAGATACTTCTGTTATTCTTGGAATCCTGATAGTAAATATAATTGTTCAACTTATTGATAATAATCTGCTTGTGCCATTAATTATTAATTCTAAAGTTGAAATAAATGCGTTTGTTTCTATTATGGGTATTATTGTTGGCGGCGCTGCAGCAGGAATAGCCGGAATGTTCTTAGCCATTCCGCTTTTAGCCATTCTAAAAATTATATTTGATAGAATAGAATCACTTTCACCTTGGGGATATCTCATGGGCAATCACGTACCTAGGAAATTTAAATGGAGAATAAGAAGGACTTCTGTTGAGCATTAA
- a CDS encoding mechanosensitive ion channel domain-containing protein → MFSFKEYSREILATIILILILIVLRMVIAKLIRRFASTSHLFEHRTNLVIKYINILMNILVTTSLIVVWGVETQDIFITISSIATVIGVAMFAQWSILSNITSGMILFFSFPFRIGDTIKIHDKDFPIEAEIEDINTFHVSLKTKEGEKIIFPNNLLLQKGISIIPAKYEEREFFD, encoded by the coding sequence ATGTTTTCTTTTAAAGAGTATAGCCGCGAAATCTTAGCTACCATAATTCTCATTCTTATATTGATTGTTCTTAGAATGGTTATTGCAAAATTGATAAGACGTTTTGCCTCTACTAGTCATTTATTTGAACATAGAACCAATTTAGTAATCAAGTACATTAATATTCTAATGAATATATTGGTTACAACCAGTTTAATTGTGGTTTGGGGCGTTGAAACGCAAGATATTTTCATTACTATTTCTTCGATTGCAACTGTAATTGGAGTGGCTATGTTTGCACAATGGTCGATTTTGAGCAATATTACTTCTGGAATGATTTTATTCTTTTCTTTTCCCTTTAGAATTGGGGACACTATAAAAATACATGATAAAGATTTTCCTATCGAAGCCGAAATTGAAGACATCAATACCTTCCATGTGAGCTTAAAAACGAAAGAAGGCGAGAAAATTATTTTCCCAAACAATTTATTACTGCAAAAAGGAATCTCTATTATTCCCGCCAAATATGAAGAAAGAGAGTTTTTTGATTAA
- a CDS encoding PIG-L family deacetylase encodes MRKIQIQIFLLFFIGFQTSFAQQPQKPNSVEIYNQIKKLNFLGSVLYVAAHPDDENTRMISYLANEMNARTGYLSLTRGDGGQNLIGPQLRELLGVIRTQELIEARKIDGGEQFFSRANDFGFSKNPDETLDIWDKGKVLADVVWTIRKFQPDIIINRFDHRSPGTTHGHHTSSAMLSVESFKLTNDPKVYPEQLQYVTPWQVKRQFFNPSWWFYGSQEKFNAANKSKFTKLETGVYYTGIGKSNQEIAALSRSRHQSQGFGSTGVRGEETEYLELINGETPKDRDNLFDGIDTTWNRVKNGKPVGELITSIISKYDFSNPSASIPDLVKAYSMIEGLEDTHWKTIKSAAIKNIIASCSGLYLEAVSNEQEATPGSTIRLSLEAINRCSVDMQLASVTTLPDNKTTVQNSVLKNNNDQRINLQLQLPNNIEYTQPYWLKEKATVGMYTVSNQENIGIPDIIRNVKVVFNVKINGVEIPFERTVVYKYNDGVKGEMYNFLDIVPEVTTSILEKVLIFRDTKSKMIPVKVRAGKDDVKGNLQLELPKSWNVSPKEIPFVLDKKGNEQIFYFEVTPPLNPEEVVAKSIAVVDNKRFDKDQTIIDFSHITKQMVLKPAESKCIRIDLKTSGDAIAYIMGAGDEVPESLTQMGYKVSILKPEEITPEKLDSFSTVITGIRAYNTVSALANKQNILFNFVKGGKNMIVQYNTNGKLVTDKIAPYPLKLSNDRVTEENAKITFLAPNHPVLNTPNKISSKDFEGWTQEQGLYYPNEYDPAFTPIISSHDKGESAKDGALLVAPYGKGYYIYTGLSFFRELPEGVSGAYRLLSNIISLKQPIEAPKQDIKQ; translated from the coding sequence ATGCGAAAAATACAGATCCAAATCTTTCTTTTATTTTTTATAGGTTTTCAAACTTCATTTGCACAACAACCGCAAAAACCAAATTCGGTTGAAATTTACAATCAAATCAAAAAATTGAACTTTTTAGGCTCTGTATTATATGTTGCTGCACATCCTGATGACGAAAATACTCGAATGATTTCGTATTTGGCAAATGAGATGAATGCCAGAACTGGTTACTTATCGTTAACCCGCGGTGATGGAGGACAAAATTTAATTGGACCACAATTACGTGAATTATTAGGTGTTATAAGAACGCAAGAACTAATTGAAGCCAGAAAAATTGATGGCGGAGAACAGTTTTTCTCCCGTGCAAATGACTTTGGTTTTTCTAAAAATCCAGATGAGACTCTAGATATTTGGGACAAAGGCAAAGTCTTAGCAGATGTGGTTTGGACAATCAGAAAATTTCAGCCGGATATTATTATCAATAGATTCGATCACCGTTCGCCAGGAACAACGCACGGTCATCATACATCCTCAGCAATGTTGAGTGTTGAAAGTTTTAAATTAACCAATGATCCAAAAGTTTACCCAGAACAATTGCAATATGTAACGCCGTGGCAGGTTAAAAGACAATTTTTTAATCCGTCTTGGTGGTTTTACGGAAGTCAGGAAAAATTTAATGCTGCTAATAAATCTAAATTTACCAAATTAGAAACTGGGGTTTATTATACTGGAATTGGAAAATCAAATCAAGAAATTGCAGCTTTAAGCAGAAGCCGCCACCAATCTCAAGGTTTTGGAAGCACGGGAGTTCGTGGCGAAGAAACCGAATATTTAGAACTTATTAATGGTGAAACCCCAAAAGACAGAGATAATTTATTTGACGGAATTGACACAACTTGGAACCGAGTTAAAAACGGAAAACCAGTTGGTGAACTAATTACTTCGATTATTTCAAAATATGATTTTAGTAATCCATCAGCAAGTATTCCAGATTTAGTAAAAGCCTATTCTATGATCGAGGGTTTGGAAGATACACATTGGAAAACTATTAAATCTGCTGCTATAAAAAATATTATTGCATCATGCTCAGGATTATATCTTGAAGCGGTTTCAAATGAGCAGGAAGCAACTCCAGGAAGCACAATTAGATTGAGTCTTGAAGCTATTAACAGATGCAGTGTTGATATGCAATTGGCAAGTGTAACAACATTGCCGGACAATAAAACTACAGTTCAAAATAGTGTTTTGAAGAATAATAACGATCAGAGAATCAATCTTCAATTACAACTTCCAAACAATATTGAGTATACACAGCCTTATTGGTTAAAAGAAAAAGCAACTGTTGGAATGTACACAGTTTCCAATCAGGAAAATATTGGAATTCCAGACATCATCAGAAATGTAAAAGTTGTTTTTAATGTAAAAATAAACGGTGTAGAAATTCCGTTCGAACGAACTGTCGTTTACAAATATAACGACGGTGTAAAAGGAGAAATGTATAATTTTCTTGATATTGTACCAGAAGTTACAACTTCAATTTTAGAAAAAGTTTTGATTTTTAGAGATACTAAAAGCAAAATGATTCCTGTAAAAGTACGTGCAGGAAAAGACGATGTAAAAGGAAATTTACAATTAGAATTGCCAAAAAGCTGGAATGTTTCTCCAAAAGAAATTCCGTTCGTTTTGGACAAAAAAGGAAACGAGCAAATATTTTATTTTGAAGTAACTCCTCCTCTTAACCCAGAAGAAGTTGTGGCAAAAAGCATTGCAGTTGTAGACAACAAACGTTTTGACAAAGATCAAACGATTATAGATTTTAGCCATATTACGAAACAAATGGTTTTAAAACCAGCAGAATCTAAATGTATTCGAATCGATTTGAAAACTTCTGGAGATGCAATTGCTTACATTATGGGTGCAGGCGACGAAGTTCCTGAAAGTTTAACTCAAATGGGGTACAAAGTTTCTATCTTAAAACCAGAAGAAATTACCCCAGAAAAATTAGATTCCTTTAGTACTGTTATTACAGGAATTCGCGCCTACAATACAGTAAGTGCTTTGGCTAATAAACAAAATATACTTTTTAATTTTGTTAAAGGCGGCAAAAACATGATTGTTCAGTATAATACTAACGGAAAACTGGTAACCGATAAAATCGCACCTTATCCGTTAAAATTATCTAATGACCGTGTGACCGAAGAAAATGCAAAAATTACTTTTCTAGCTCCAAATCATCCAGTCTTGAATACGCCAAATAAAATTTCCTCAAAAGATTTTGAAGGCTGGACACAAGAGCAAGGTTTGTATTATCCAAATGAATATGATCCTGCCTTTACTCCTATTATTTCGTCGCATGATAAAGGAGAATCTGCTAAAGATGGTGCTTTATTAGTAGCTCCGTACGGAAAAGGATATTATATTTACACAGGTTTGAGTTTCTTCAGGGAATTACCAGAAGGTGTTTCTGGAGCGTATCGATTATTATCGAATATTATTTCTCTAAAACAGCCTATTGAAGCTCCTAAACAAGACATAAAACAATAA